In the genome of Capra hircus breed San Clemente chromosome 5, ASM170441v1, whole genome shotgun sequence, one region contains:
- the LOC102184901 gene encoding C-type lectin domain family 2 member E yields the protein MTTTEVSLTILETDPTYRANMEEWRSGKDLRKKCLAIASPVTPAKVRCCILIIFILVALNVVTLSTLVAVRNRETDVQVLLATCPEGWIGFGSKCFYFSEDSKNWTFSQTSCTSLGAVLAQFETEEELNFLERYKGPSDHWIGLSREPSHHAWKWTDNSKLDASFVIEGIGQYAFLSAYGISSGSGAVGRNRICSKTNSNISIPSRTSRPF from the exons ATGACAACGACAGAGGTGTCTTTAACAATCTTAGAGACAGACCCTACCTATAGAGCGAACATGGAGGAGTGGAGATCTG GTAAAGATCTCCGAAAGAAATGCCTAGCAATTGCCTCTCCTGTTACACCTGCCAAGGTTCGCTGCTGCATCCTGATTATCTTTATCCTTGTGGCTCTAAATGTGGTGACACTTTCCACTCTTGTGGCAG tgagaaacagagagacagacGTACAAGTTCTGCTTGCCACCTGCCCAGAAGGGTGGATTGGATTTGGGagtaagtgtttttatttttctgaagactCAAAAAATTGGACATTCAGTCAGACATCCTGTACTTCACTGGGAGCTGTTCTTGCTCAGTTTGAAACGGAGGAGGAGTTG AACTTTCTGGAAAGATACAAAGGCCCTTCTGACCATTGGATTGGCCTTAGCAGAGAACCATCACATCATGCTTGGAAGTGGACAGACAACTCTAAACTTGATGCCTC GTTTGTCATCGAAGGAATTGGGCAATATGCCTTCCTGAGTGCCTATGGAATTAGTAGTGGCAGCGGAGCTGTAGGCAGAAATCGGATTTGCAGCAAGACAAACAGTAATATCTCCATACCCTCACGTACTTCAAGGCCTTTTTAG